A region from the Vicia villosa cultivar HV-30 ecotype Madison, WI linkage group LG3, Vvil1.0, whole genome shotgun sequence genome encodes:
- the LOC131658417 gene encoding uncharacterized protein LOC131658417 has product MTLPHRYVKVNIEVAIVPNAPLPISVDGGDVSMVCHAIGTIVPWPMKLLEFVAECEKNPDQSQNKAKNTQRSVDSVSSPNKSNKKSKIEESPRVGGSTGLVNLPFLDMYVKNMMRVGSLVQIKMEKSIFGEEFLKHLRVENIKEILDHNWLSASIITVFSRYLYYYKCSLI; this is encoded by the exons ATGACGTTACCACATAGATATGTCAAGGTTAATATCGAAGTTGCTATTGTGCCAAATGCTCCATTGCCGATATCTGTTGATGGTGGAGATGTATCGATGGTTTGTCATGCAATAGGAACAATTGTGCCATGGCCAATGAAACTTCTTGAATTTGTTGCTGAATGTGAAAAG AATCCTGATCAATCCCAAAACAAAGCTAAGAATACCCAACGAAGTGTTGATTCTGTTTCATCACCTAACAAAAGcaacaaaaaatccaaaattgaAGAGTCTCCTAGAGTTGGCGGTTCAACCGGTCTTGTAAATTTACCTTTCCTTGATATGTATGTGAAAAATATGATGAGGGTTGGATCTTTAGTTCAAATAAAAATGGAGAAAAGTATATTTGGTGAGGAGTTTTTAAAGCATCTACGTGTAGAGAATATAAAAGAGATTCTTGATCACAACTGGTTAAGTGCCTCTATTATCACTGTATTTTCCAGGTACCTATATTATTACAAATGTTCTCTAATCTGA
- the LOC131658418 gene encoding uncharacterized protein LOC131658418, whose amino-acid sequence MPCTVLPLVVAFLPLFQAVDFLPLFQVAASSVPLFQELPSLTSIKELRISSSGLKVKYHKNGTISQKGINTVTHKSLSEVENNGEENSKSQEKAPELILSSLNELNLLKSESSESDAGSSYEQRTSSSISPKDYALEMEGSRNKEFFIDRFMSSNTQNLDLMGNYPIQMSLAIILSIFLCDSNTMFLPNSYCCNNSISMMKSDSNTLNLQNKNFSWGGLMENHHHHTVEAKWDNNNTNNHHTTHNFENTSR is encoded by the exons ATGCCGTGCACTGTGTTACCTTTG GTTGTTGCCTTTCTGCCACTTTTTCAAGCTGTTGACTTTCTGCCACTTTTTCAAGTTGCTGCAAGCTCTGTGCCACTTTTTCAG GAGTTACCTAGCCTGACATCTATTAAGGAGCTTAGGATTTCTAGCAGTGGATTAAAAGTCAAATACCATAAGAATGGGACCATAAGTCAAAAAGGTATAAATACTGTAACTCATAAGTCATTGTCTGAGGTTGAGAATAATGGAGAGGAGAATTCGAAGAGTCAAGAGAAAGCGCCGGAGTTAATTTTATCATCGTTGAATGAACTGAACCTTTTGAAATCGGAGAGTTCTGAATCAGATGCGGGTTCTAGCTATGAGCAGAGAACATCGTCTTCAATTTCACCGAAAGATTACGCACTAGAAATGGAAGGCTCCCGCAACAAAGAGTTCTTCATTGACAGGTTCATGAGTTCGAACACTCAGAATTTGGATTTGATGGGGAATTATCCGATTCAGATGAGTTTGGCGATAATTCTCTCAATATTCCTCTGTGATAGCAATACTATGTTCCTTCCTAATTCCTATTGCTGCAACAATTCTATATCGATGATGAAAAGTGATAGCAAtacattaaacttgcaaaacaaaaatTTTTCTTGGGGAGGATTGATggaaaatcatcatcatcatacagtAGAAGCTAAGTgggataataataatactaataatcatCATACAACACACAACTTTGAAAACACAAGTCGTTAG